A stretch of the Takifugu flavidus isolate HTHZ2018 chromosome 1, ASM371156v2, whole genome shotgun sequence genome encodes the following:
- the cbx7b gene encoding chromobox protein homolog 7: protein MELSAIGEQVFAVESIVKKRVRKGNVEYLLKWKGWPPKYSTWEPEEHILDQRLVQAYEEKEQRDRALGHRRKGSKTKRLLQNTVYTMDLRSAHKTPEKPPPRLHLSLTRSVVSEDEEQLYDDCRQESEPEPEPEPAHRKVQFKCLNSPPPSPAQEDWGGEDEDKDNLDSEDDGEDDQESFKSGQEKTDDWCSTIRSDEVLAAEVSDTEIWKPVIGPGEVTVTDITLNSLTVTFRESAVAKDFFREWSLKV, encoded by the exons ATGGAGCTGTCAGCGATCGGGGAGCAAGTGTTCGCCGTGGAATCCATCGTCAAGAAAAGAGTTCGAAAG GGAAACGTGGAGTATCTGCTCAAGTGGAAAGGATGGCCTCCCAA GTACAGCACTTGGGAGCCGGAGGAGCATATTCTGGACCAGCGCTTGGTGCAGGCGTACGAAGAGAA AGAACAGAGAGACAGAGCTCTGGGTCACAGGAGGAAAGGTTCCAAAACCAAAAGACTGCTGCAG AACACTGTCTACACCATGGATCTCCGCAGTGCTCACAAGACTCCAGAGAAGCCTCCCCCTCGCCTGCACCTGTCCCTGACGCGCTCCGTGGTctctgaggatgaggagcagctgtACGATGACTGCAGACAGGAGTCAGAGCccgagcctgagcctgagccggCCCACAGGAAAGTGCAGTTCAAGTGCCTTAACTCGCCGCCTCCAAGTCCAGCACAAGAGGactggggaggagaggacgaaGACAAGGACAATCTGGATTCTGAAGATGACGGAGAAGATGACCAGGAGTCTTTTAAGTCAG GACAGGAGAAGACCGATGACTGGTGCTCCACCATCAGATCAGACGAGGTCCTTGCAGCAGAGGTGTCTGATACTGAAATCTGGAAACCCGTGATTGGGCCAGGGGAGGTGACTGTAACGGACATCACCCTCAACTCCCTCACAGTGACATTCCGGGAGTCCGCAGTGGCCAAAGATTTCTTCAGAGAGTGGAGCCTGAAGGTCTGA
- the josd1 gene encoding josephin-1: MGSAPYPAGEWKGKGRGGLQELGCMRWKVSKQKAAGGVEVMVGTEERRSRDLTDAQQQQQDLSSSSSSLTPPLPPQAALTTPAIYHEKQRRELCALHALNNVFQDGTAFSRDTLQEICQRLSPSTLVTPHKKSMLGNGNYDVNVIMAALQTRGFEAVWWDKRRDVGSIELSNVTGFILNVPSNMRWGPFRLPLKRQHWIGVREVGGIYYNLDSKLRGPQPIGNSDELRKFLRQQLRGKNCELLLVVSEEVEAQQSWRTDG; the protein is encoded by the exons ATGGGAAGTGCACCATATCCAGCTGGTGAGTGGAAGGGCAAAGGTCGAGGTGGATTACAGGAACTGGGCTGCATGCGATGGAAGGTTAGCaagcagaaagcagcaggaggagtggaggtgatggtgggAACAGAGGAAAGAAGGTCCAGGGATCTCACGgacgctcagcagcagcagcaggatctttcctcctcctcctcctctctcactcctccCCTGCCTCCTCAAGCTGCTCTGACAACTCCAGCCATTTACCACGAGAAGCAGCGCAGGGAGCTGTGCGCACTCCATGCTCTCAACAACGTTTTCCAGGACGGGACGGCCTTCAGCAGGGACACACTGCAGGAAATATGCCAGAG ACTTTCTCCAAGCACTCTGGTGACACCTCACAAGaagagcatgctgggtaatggGAACTATGACGTAAACGTCATCATGGCAGCCCTGCAGACTCGgggttttgaggctgtttggTGGGATAAAAGAAG GGATGTTGGCAGCATCGAGCTTTCCAACGTTACAGGCTTCATTCTGAACGTGCCATCCAACATGCGCTGGGGGCCTTTCCGTTTGCCTCTCAAACGTCAACACTGGATAGGAgtcagagaggtgggggggatcTATTACAACCTGGACTCAAAGCTGCGCGGCCCGCAACCCATCGGCAACTCGGATGAGCTCAG GAAGTTCCTCCGCCAGCAGCTGCGAGGGAAGAACTGTGAACTCTTACTGGTGGTGTCAGAGGAAGTGGAGGCGCAACAATCATGGCGGACTGATGGCTAA
- the LOC130539579 gene encoding uncharacterized protein LOC130539579 isoform X3 gives MECRCDQDGTEDAVPGWWLSSSNVQMGAFTLVGYLLYRFSQTLPALIRWPIRIFCSLTGLSALWGWVSRLMGTLRGIQTLFKWLSRIWRFIVGLSKSKRLTAVIQAITGSPSEGTLESNSSIREEGLRMILLGPAGAGRTSLAQTLLGKCESTEQMGPLTESTQRRQVINGVQIRAIDTPDLLGTSMGNNKRAMEALRSLQLARPGPHAFLLVVRASGSSINQDVAQEIQTTIELFGDGVTEYVIPVLTHADCLPHRRRTIDKLLEANSAATSLCNQRPELVDNGPDCPPDVRSVTRRQLLERVAEMSTRGYFVHSLQRKEDHMREELLADMSSALATKLGNK, from the exons ATGGAGTGTCGTTGTGACCAAGACGGTACCGAGGATGCTGTTCCAG gCTggtggctgagcagcagcaacgTCCAGATGGGAGCATTTACGCTGGTGGGCTATCTGCTCTACAGATTCTCTCAGA CCCTCCCGGCGCTGATCCGATGGCCCATTCGGATCTTCTGCTCTCTAACTG GTCTGTCAGCTCTCTGGGGCTGGGTGAGCCGACTCATGGGAACCCTTCGCG GAATTCAGACTCTGTTTAAGTGGCTGTCGCGAATCTGGCGGTTTATTgtag GTCTCTCCAAGTCCAAGAGGCTGACCGCTGTAATCCAGGCAATCACAG GATCTCCCAGTGAAGGAACACTTGAGTCCAACAGCAGTATCAGAGAAGAGGGCCTCAGGATGATCCTCCTGGGGCCTGCCGGGGCAGGACGGACCTCGTTGGCACAGACTTTACTGGGCAAGTGTGAGTCAACAGAACAGATGGGTCCGTTAACAGAGAGCACTCAGCGAAGACAAGTAATAAACGGCGTTCAGATTAGAGCGATTGACACCCCAGATCTTTTGGGAACATCAATGGGGAACAATAAGAGAGCCATGGAAGCTCTGAGGAGCCTTCAACTTGCACGTCCTGGACCGCACGCCTTCCTCCTGGTGGTCCGAGCTTCAGGATCTAGCATCAATCAAGACGTCGCTCAGGAGATCCAAACCACCATTGAACTGTTTGGAGACGGTGTCACGGAGTATGTGATTCCGGTGCTCACACATGCCGACTGCTTGCCTCATCGAAGGCGAACAATAGATAAGCTGCTGGAGGCCAACTCTGCGGCCACGTCTCTGTGTAACCAGAGGCCTGAGCTGGTGGACAACGGGCCCGACTGCCCCCCGGACGTGCGGAGTGTGACACGCAGGCAGCTACTGGAGCGCGTGGCAGAGATGAGCACGAGGGGGTATTTTGTCCACAgcctgcagaggaaagaggacCACATGAGGGAGGAGCTGCTCGCAGACATGTCCTCTGCACTGGCAACCAAACTGGGAAATAAATAA
- the LOC130539579 gene encoding uncharacterized protein LOC130539579 isoform X2 codes for MLLCYSMCLYISLVIIQRLSSWWILKLFAVTTNLSLLPVLLWRSSFILKVLSRSARLCCRSLDLLRSEEMECRCDQDGTEDAVPGWWLSSSNVQMGAFTLVGYLLYRFSQTLPALIRWPIRIFCSLTGLSALWGWVSRLMGTLRGIQTLFKWLSRIWRFIVGSPSEGTLESNSSIREEGLRMILLGPAGAGRTSLAQTLLGKCESTEQMGPLTESTQRRQVINGVQIRAIDTPDLLGTSMGNNKRAMEALRSLQLARPGPHAFLLVVRASGSSINQDVAQEIQTTIELFGDGVTEYVIPVLTHADCLPHRRRTIDKLLEANSAATSLCNQRPELVDNGPDCPPDVRSVTRRQLLERVAEMSTRGYFVHSLQRKEDHMREELLADMSSALATKLGNK; via the exons ATGCTTCTCTGTTATTCAATGTGTTTATACATTTCTTTAGTTATTATACAACGTTTAAGCAGTTGGTGGATTCTGAAGCTTTTTGCAGTAACAACAAATTTAAGTTTGCTTCCTGTTTTACTTTGGAGAAGCTCTTTTATCTTGAAGGTTCTGAGCCGAAGTGCTCGTCTATGCTGCCGCAGCCTTGATTTGCTGCGTTCAGAAGAAATGGAGTGTCGTTGTGACCAAGACGGTACCGAGGATGCTGTTCCAG gCTggtggctgagcagcagcaacgTCCAGATGGGAGCATTTACGCTGGTGGGCTATCTGCTCTACAGATTCTCTCAGA CCCTCCCGGCGCTGATCCGATGGCCCATTCGGATCTTCTGCTCTCTAACTG GTCTGTCAGCTCTCTGGGGCTGGGTGAGCCGACTCATGGGAACCCTTCGCG GAATTCAGACTCTGTTTAAGTGGCTGTCGCGAATCTGGCGGTTTATTgtag GATCTCCCAGTGAAGGAACACTTGAGTCCAACAGCAGTATCAGAGAAGAGGGCCTCAGGATGATCCTCCTGGGGCCTGCCGGGGCAGGACGGACCTCGTTGGCACAGACTTTACTGGGCAAGTGTGAGTCAACAGAACAGATGGGTCCGTTAACAGAGAGCACTCAGCGAAGACAAGTAATAAACGGCGTTCAGATTAGAGCGATTGACACCCCAGATCTTTTGGGAACATCAATGGGGAACAATAAGAGAGCCATGGAAGCTCTGAGGAGCCTTCAACTTGCACGTCCTGGACCGCACGCCTTCCTCCTGGTGGTCCGAGCTTCAGGATCTAGCATCAATCAAGACGTCGCTCAGGAGATCCAAACCACCATTGAACTGTTTGGAGACGGTGTCACGGAGTATGTGATTCCGGTGCTCACACATGCCGACTGCTTGCCTCATCGAAGGCGAACAATAGATAAGCTGCTGGAGGCCAACTCTGCGGCCACGTCTCTGTGTAACCAGAGGCCTGAGCTGGTGGACAACGGGCCCGACTGCCCCCCGGACGTGCGGAGTGTGACACGCAGGCAGCTACTGGAGCGCGTGGCAGAGATGAGCACGAGGGGGTATTTTGTCCACAgcctgcagaggaaagaggacCACATGAGGGAGGAGCTGCTCGCAGACATGTCCTCTGCACTGGCAACCAAACTGGGAAATAAATAA
- the LOC130539579 gene encoding uncharacterized protein LOC130539579 isoform X1, translating into MLLCYSMCLYISLVIIQRLSSWWILKLFAVTTNLSLLPVLLWRSSFILKVLSRSARLCCRSLDLLRSEEMECRCDQDGTEDAVPGWWLSSSNVQMGAFTLVGYLLYRFSQTLPALIRWPIRIFCSLTGLSALWGWVSRLMGTLRGIQTLFKWLSRIWRFIVGLSKSKRLTAVIQAITGSPSEGTLESNSSIREEGLRMILLGPAGAGRTSLAQTLLGKCESTEQMGPLTESTQRRQVINGVQIRAIDTPDLLGTSMGNNKRAMEALRSLQLARPGPHAFLLVVRASGSSINQDVAQEIQTTIELFGDGVTEYVIPVLTHADCLPHRRRTIDKLLEANSAATSLCNQRPELVDNGPDCPPDVRSVTRRQLLERVAEMSTRGYFVHSLQRKEDHMREELLADMSSALATKLGNK; encoded by the exons ATGCTTCTCTGTTATTCAATGTGTTTATACATTTCTTTAGTTATTATACAACGTTTAAGCAGTTGGTGGATTCTGAAGCTTTTTGCAGTAACAACAAATTTAAGTTTGCTTCCTGTTTTACTTTGGAGAAGCTCTTTTATCTTGAAGGTTCTGAGCCGAAGTGCTCGTCTATGCTGCCGCAGCCTTGATTTGCTGCGTTCAGAAGAAATGGAGTGTCGTTGTGACCAAGACGGTACCGAGGATGCTGTTCCAG gCTggtggctgagcagcagcaacgTCCAGATGGGAGCATTTACGCTGGTGGGCTATCTGCTCTACAGATTCTCTCAGA CCCTCCCGGCGCTGATCCGATGGCCCATTCGGATCTTCTGCTCTCTAACTG GTCTGTCAGCTCTCTGGGGCTGGGTGAGCCGACTCATGGGAACCCTTCGCG GAATTCAGACTCTGTTTAAGTGGCTGTCGCGAATCTGGCGGTTTATTgtag GTCTCTCCAAGTCCAAGAGGCTGACCGCTGTAATCCAGGCAATCACAG GATCTCCCAGTGAAGGAACACTTGAGTCCAACAGCAGTATCAGAGAAGAGGGCCTCAGGATGATCCTCCTGGGGCCTGCCGGGGCAGGACGGACCTCGTTGGCACAGACTTTACTGGGCAAGTGTGAGTCAACAGAACAGATGGGTCCGTTAACAGAGAGCACTCAGCGAAGACAAGTAATAAACGGCGTTCAGATTAGAGCGATTGACACCCCAGATCTTTTGGGAACATCAATGGGGAACAATAAGAGAGCCATGGAAGCTCTGAGGAGCCTTCAACTTGCACGTCCTGGACCGCACGCCTTCCTCCTGGTGGTCCGAGCTTCAGGATCTAGCATCAATCAAGACGTCGCTCAGGAGATCCAAACCACCATTGAACTGTTTGGAGACGGTGTCACGGAGTATGTGATTCCGGTGCTCACACATGCCGACTGCTTGCCTCATCGAAGGCGAACAATAGATAAGCTGCTGGAGGCCAACTCTGCGGCCACGTCTCTGTGTAACCAGAGGCCTGAGCTGGTGGACAACGGGCCCGACTGCCCCCCGGACGTGCGGAGTGTGACACGCAGGCAGCTACTGGAGCGCGTGGCAGAGATGAGCACGAGGGGGTATTTTGTCCACAgcctgcagaggaaagaggacCACATGAGGGAGGAGCTGCTCGCAGACATGTCCTCTGCACTGGCAACCAAACTGGGAAATAAATAA
- the xrcc6 gene encoding X-ray repair cross-complementing protein 6 isoform X2, with the protein MAQWNAYYHNDEEEEEQEDGEQFRDYKVTGRDSLVFLVDASKEMFVKGEDGQPSNFDLSMQVVRSVYTSKIISSHRDLVALVFYGTEQSKNPSNSFKHVYVYHNLDEPGAKRVQEVDALQGEKGARLMEKTMGSGETSLGDALWCCANLYSDIKLRLSFKRLMIFTCRDEPHGGDTAKDRQARTKASDLKETGVFIDLMHLMKPGGFDVSTFFCDIISPDSEGELGLQLEPCGKLEDLKKRVRAKEQKKRAMSRLNLSLGEGLNLAVGIYAMAVPAKIPGSVKLYRETNQQVHSKPQTFDTQTGRLLLPSEIKKAQVYGKKQIVMERDEVDAIKKFEDPGLYLIGFKPIKMLKIHHHIRPAVFIYPEENMVKGSSCLFSALLTKCSEKDVFALCRCILRRNCPPRFAALVPQKEELDEGKVQITAPGFHLIYLPYADDIRTLDPPQFPSASQIPVDKMKQIVSKLRFKYRSDAFENPAIQKHFRNLEALALNMMAPEDVEDLIMPKVDQINQRLGPLAEEFKDLVYPANYNPESKPTTKPDNGGGDEKKARVEMSEEELRAHVQNGTLGKLTVPVLKEACKKLGFRTTGTKKQELIDALVAQMGP; encoded by the exons ATGGCACAGTGGAACGCGTACTACCAcaatgatgaggaggaggaagagcaagaGGATGGAGAGCAGTTTAGAG ATTACAAAGTCACAGGGAGAGACAGCTTGGTGTTTCTGGTTGATGCATCCAAAGAAATGTTTGTAAAAGGAGAAGATGGCCAGCCCTCCAACTTTGACCTCAGCATGCAG GTCGTGCGCAGCGTGTACACAAGCAAGATCATCAGTAGCCACAGGGACCTCGTGGCTTTGGTGTTCTACGGCACAGAGCAGAGCAAAAATCCCAGCAATTCATTTAAACACGTATATGTGTATCACAACCTCGACGAACCCG GTGCAAAGCGGGTACAGGAAGTGGATGCTCTGCAAGGGGAAAAAGGTGCCCGGTTGATGGAAAAGACCATGGGCAGTGGCGAGACGTCACTGGGTGATGCCCTGTGGTGCTGCGCCAACCTTTACAGTGACATCAAGCTTCGCCTCTCGTTCAAGAGACTCATGATCTTCACCTGCAGGGATGAACCACACGGGGGCGACACAGCAAAGGACCGACAGGCTCGCACCAAGGCCAGTGACCTGAAAGAAACTG GTGTCTTCATTGATTTGATGCATCTGATGAAACCAGGGGGATTTGacgtctccaccttcttctgCGATATTATAAGTCCTGACAGCGAGGGTGAGCTTGGACTGCAGCTGGAGCCTTGTGGCAAACTGGAAGACCTCAAGAAGAGGGTACGTGccaaggagcagaagaagagagccATGAGTAg GTTAAACTTGTCTCTTGGTGAGGGGCTAAATTTAGCTGTGGGCATTTATGCAATGGCCGTGCCTGCGAAGATACCAGGTTCTGTCAAACTTTACAGGGAAACCAACCAACAGGTTCACAGCAAACCTCAGACCTTCGACACCCAGACCGGCAGGCTGCTCCTGCCTAGTGAGATAAAGAAAGCCCAG GTGTATGGTAAGAAGCAGATAGTGATGGAGAGGGACGAGGTGGACGCCATCAAGAAGTTTGAAGACCCCGGGCTGTATCTTATTGGATTTAAGCCGATAAAGATGCTCAAAATTCACCACCATATACGTCCGGCTGTCTTTATCTATCCTGAGGAGAACATGGTGAAAG GCAGTTCGTGTCTCTTTTCCGCCTTGTTGACAAAGTGCAGCGAGAAGGACGTGTTCGCATTGTGTCGCTGCATCCTTCGCAGAAATTGTCCACCTCGATTCGCTGCTCTAGTACCACAGAAAGAAGAACTGGACGAAGGGAAAGTACAGATCACGGCACCAG GTTTTCACCTCATCTACCTGCCTTACGCTGATGACATACGGACATTGGATCCTCCACAGTTTCCGTCAGCTTCACAAATCCCGGTGGACAAGATGAAGCAGATTGTCTCAAAGTTACGCTTCAAATACAG GAGTGATGCTTTTGAGAATCCAGCCATTCAAAAGCACTTCAGGAACCTGGAGGCATTGGCACTGAATATGATGGCTCCAGAGGACGTAGAAGACCTCATTA TGCCAAAGGTGGATCAGATAAACCAGCGTCTGGGTCCTTTGGCGGAGGAGTTTAAAGATCTGGTTTACCCTGCCAATTACAACCCAGAGAGCAAACCAACCACAAAAC CTGATAACGGAGGTGGAGATGAGAAGAAGGCCAGAGTAGAGATGTCAGAAGAAGAGCTGAGGGCTCACGTGCAAAACGGAACCCTGGGAAAGTTGACCGTCCCCGTGCTGAAAGAGGCCTGTAAAAAGCTGGGATTTCGGACAACCGGGACCAAGAAACAAGAACTAATCGATGCTCTGGTTGCCCAAATGGGCCCTTGA
- the xrcc6 gene encoding X-ray repair cross-complementing protein 6 isoform X1 has product MAQWNAYYHNDEEEEEQEDGEQFRDYKVTGRDSLVFLVDASKEMFVKGEDGQPSNFDLSMQVVRSVYTSKIISSHRDLVALVFYGTEQSKNPSNSFKHVYVYHNLDEPGAKRVQEVDALQGEKGARLMEKTMGSGETSLGDALWCCANLYSDIKLRLSFKRLMIFTCRDEPHGGDTAKDRQARTKASDLKETGVFIDLMHLMKPGGFDVSTFFCDIISPDSEGELGLQLEPCGKLEDLKKRVRAKEQKKRAMSRLNLSLGEGLNLAVGIYAMAVPAKIPGSVKLYRETNQQVHSKPQTFDTQTGRLLLPSEIKKAQVYGKKQIVMERDEVDAIKKFEDPGLYLIGFKPIKMLKIHHHIRPAVFIYPEENMVKGSSCLFSALLTKCSEKDVFALCRCILRRNCPPRFAALVPQKEELDEGKVQITAPGFHLIYLPYADDIRTLDPPQFPSASQIPVDKMKQIVSKLRFKYRSDAFENPAIQKHFRNLEALALNMMAPEDVEDLIMPKVDQINQRLGPLAEEFKDLVYPANYNPESKPTTKRKSADNGGGDEKKARVEMSEEELRAHVQNGTLGKLTVPVLKEACKKLGFRTTGTKKQELIDALVAQMGP; this is encoded by the exons ATGGCACAGTGGAACGCGTACTACCAcaatgatgaggaggaggaagagcaagaGGATGGAGAGCAGTTTAGAG ATTACAAAGTCACAGGGAGAGACAGCTTGGTGTTTCTGGTTGATGCATCCAAAGAAATGTTTGTAAAAGGAGAAGATGGCCAGCCCTCCAACTTTGACCTCAGCATGCAG GTCGTGCGCAGCGTGTACACAAGCAAGATCATCAGTAGCCACAGGGACCTCGTGGCTTTGGTGTTCTACGGCACAGAGCAGAGCAAAAATCCCAGCAATTCATTTAAACACGTATATGTGTATCACAACCTCGACGAACCCG GTGCAAAGCGGGTACAGGAAGTGGATGCTCTGCAAGGGGAAAAAGGTGCCCGGTTGATGGAAAAGACCATGGGCAGTGGCGAGACGTCACTGGGTGATGCCCTGTGGTGCTGCGCCAACCTTTACAGTGACATCAAGCTTCGCCTCTCGTTCAAGAGACTCATGATCTTCACCTGCAGGGATGAACCACACGGGGGCGACACAGCAAAGGACCGACAGGCTCGCACCAAGGCCAGTGACCTGAAAGAAACTG GTGTCTTCATTGATTTGATGCATCTGATGAAACCAGGGGGATTTGacgtctccaccttcttctgCGATATTATAAGTCCTGACAGCGAGGGTGAGCTTGGACTGCAGCTGGAGCCTTGTGGCAAACTGGAAGACCTCAAGAAGAGGGTACGTGccaaggagcagaagaagagagccATGAGTAg GTTAAACTTGTCTCTTGGTGAGGGGCTAAATTTAGCTGTGGGCATTTATGCAATGGCCGTGCCTGCGAAGATACCAGGTTCTGTCAAACTTTACAGGGAAACCAACCAACAGGTTCACAGCAAACCTCAGACCTTCGACACCCAGACCGGCAGGCTGCTCCTGCCTAGTGAGATAAAGAAAGCCCAG GTGTATGGTAAGAAGCAGATAGTGATGGAGAGGGACGAGGTGGACGCCATCAAGAAGTTTGAAGACCCCGGGCTGTATCTTATTGGATTTAAGCCGATAAAGATGCTCAAAATTCACCACCATATACGTCCGGCTGTCTTTATCTATCCTGAGGAGAACATGGTGAAAG GCAGTTCGTGTCTCTTTTCCGCCTTGTTGACAAAGTGCAGCGAGAAGGACGTGTTCGCATTGTGTCGCTGCATCCTTCGCAGAAATTGTCCACCTCGATTCGCTGCTCTAGTACCACAGAAAGAAGAACTGGACGAAGGGAAAGTACAGATCACGGCACCAG GTTTTCACCTCATCTACCTGCCTTACGCTGATGACATACGGACATTGGATCCTCCACAGTTTCCGTCAGCTTCACAAATCCCGGTGGACAAGATGAAGCAGATTGTCTCAAAGTTACGCTTCAAATACAG GAGTGATGCTTTTGAGAATCCAGCCATTCAAAAGCACTTCAGGAACCTGGAGGCATTGGCACTGAATATGATGGCTCCAGAGGACGTAGAAGACCTCATTA TGCCAAAGGTGGATCAGATAAACCAGCGTCTGGGTCCTTTGGCGGAGGAGTTTAAAGATCTGGTTTACCCTGCCAATTACAACCCAGAGAGCAAACCAACCACAAAACGCAAGTCAG CTGATAACGGAGGTGGAGATGAGAAGAAGGCCAGAGTAGAGATGTCAGAAGAAGAGCTGAGGGCTCACGTGCAAAACGGAACCCTGGGAAAGTTGACCGTCCCCGTGCTGAAAGAGGCCTGTAAAAAGCTGGGATTTCGGACAACCGGGACCAAGAAACAAGAACTAATCGATGCTCTGGTTGCCCAAATGGGCCCTTGA